From the genome of Leptodactylus fuscus isolate aLepFus1 chromosome 1, aLepFus1.hap2, whole genome shotgun sequence, one region includes:
- the LOC142188372 gene encoding uncharacterized protein LOC142188372 encodes MFLRPEPELGWLPTHVQVTILQARGLRAKGKHGTSDAYTLIQVGREKYSTSVVEKTPGSPEWKEECSFELSPGALERGENCELQLIVMHRALIGMDQFLGQVSVSLQNVYQEGRSQRNQWYKLRSKPGKKEKERGEIQVSIQFTRNNLTASMFDLSIKDKPKTPFGKLKDKLKVKKLSQMESSSAIVPSNIGRLDSDDEDEKKPKSKAAAFFKGRLRKSSLTRSNTSLGSDSTISSTSGTVPTTAGISIVLPDVIKKPASRNSSLSTEPTVKDHEASPRMTHKRAFSDEVSQLKLFPEPKSVQNLKPKGSPISKSSVCINGSHVYTEVPAPKPMPSLEKSSPASRSFQNIVKKAEDVTEVFRGPSHSSEKLEHKLTGPAVEEQSTSSKPKPSHEPVRVETKPVQITTPMVFTEDVSKSKSQEKVKEEKPKISHQGSGKNEPGNKTEPKPHVQASSEERGKAGSWFGSKDTKETHQKPSFPSGSIATSEAAERGSSLVEEHSPLKVYSYQGKSGSLEAVGDRPEFHLTQSSSSEPPMVSGWEEQFDALASSRLQPTTSNYRPSPEPNDYNVTSDLEKTRDISPFIKRESMTNMSSPPHTGHEWHNLQSDNSNFDMYWPETSRIDEEKSDVPLPSSLLPNISPKSIPSPDTSGLKSFVNWPTNLVKDNTANHAFQSVETPTHSSSENRVATVQPLLPMEKNVVGIGLVASQVSPILTKGSTTTAPIGERALVENRIDVHNSQVSKESVEQVSTKFNPERIHVEQEVMPNEKVEEIIKEQAISGDVGSIAPPKPPRLTLSSPFEQIETEDYNYKQTSHQDTTGKQMENPEERMQEQNMGVYKQTVSPVACCPVIEIRSPVLEAFSEDIQSTTEDLLTNLREENNDLGARNGEHLLDANDVTATEQFRTCPSSVSLDTHLSSLHEGSDKLELINRGPSTSCNVTLGGDKESHDDLIFQKPMPLSKITKGSKSELYNVSRKDDQSDFVFWSALEEQIPSRVIELDTKQNVPMSQCALLDDTNKNNIKRLEVEQNKNEDVRVVQRVESISSPPSELREDELESDAKALRNDSQHVFSFSQQSSWSADIIVDFKNEDFWRRDSDQLGQNHVHNLPSPGNPFSPADRTPLSHKNPFIFEHAQSSQSSESSLQEDTSFKDLHARAALRNFPSAVLPTDVKAPHLHGSQPLAFSTPSLETAPNPKPSNFPSPILLLTTSGATTTTNTHTANLSGLHSPVAGGVTTTAPPILPLETQTADNPFVPLKTSPHPVKPISATLTDSTPEKKTQRPAITTALSSGLEMLKSVTGGQHVTPKKPEQDRLKDLGLPDQAAKYYHLTHDELIQMLLQREAELSKKESHVRELEEYIDKLLVRIMDQAPALLQAPLETKK; translated from the exons ATGGTACAAGCTCCGTTCAAAGCCcggaaagaaagagaaggaacgTGGAGAGATCCAGGTGTCCATTCAGTTCACAAGGAACAATCTGACGGCCAGCATGTTTGACCTTTCCATCAAAGACAAGCCCAAGACTCCTTTCGGGAAACTGAAGGACAAGCTGAAGGTCAAGAAGCTCTCCCAAATGGAGTCCTCATCCGCCATCGTGCCGAGCAACATTGGCCGTCTGGACAGCGACGATGAAGATGAGAAAAAGCCAAAGTCTAAGGCGGCCGCCTTCTTTAAGGGGCGTCTACGGAAAAGTTCCTTGACCAGGTCCAATACCTCTCTGGGATCTGACAGCACCATCTCCTCCACAAGTGGCACCGTGCCCACCACGGCTGGGATCTCCATCGTGCTCCCAGATGTCATCAAGAAACCGGCCTCCAGAAACAGCAGCCTTTCCACCGAGCCTACCG TTAAAGACCACGAAGCTTCGCCCAGGATGACGCACAAGAGGGCGTTCAGCGATGAAGTCAGCCAACTAAAGCTCTTCCCAGAACCAAAGTCTGTGCAGAACCTAAAGCCAAAAGGTAGCCCCATCTCCAAGTCTTCCGTATGTATCAACGGAAGCCATGTCTACACAGAAGTGCCTGCTCCAAAGCCAATGCCTTCTCTAGAAAAATCTTCACCCGCGTCCAGGTCCTTTCAGAACATTGTGAAGAAAGCGGAGGATGTGACGGAAGTCTTCAGAGGACCAAGCCATAGCTCCGAAAAACTGGAGCATAAACTGACAGGTCCAGCTGTGGAGGAACAAAGCACTTCATCGAAACCAAAGCCAAGCCATGAACCAGTGCGAGTGGAGACCAAACCTGTTCAGATCACAACCCCTATGGTGTTTACCGAGGATGTGTCCAAGAGTAAGAGTCAAGAGAAGGTCAAAGAGGAGAAGCCGAAGATCAGTCACCAAGGATCTGGGAAGAACGAGCCTGGTAACAAGACTGAGCCAAAACCTCACGTGCAGGCAAGCTCTGAGGAGAGAGGGAAGGCCGGCTCCTGGTTTGGGTCTAAAGATACCAAGGAAACTCATCAAAAACCAAG TTTTCCCTCTGGGTCTATTGCTACCTCAGAAGCTGCTGAAAGGGGCTCTTCTCTTGTGGAGGAACACAGTCCATTGAAGGTATACTCATACCAAGGAAAAAGTGGCAGCTTGGAAGCAGTCGGTGATCGTCCTGAATTCCATCTGACCCAAAGCTCTTCATCAGAACCTCCAATGGTCTCGGGATGGGAAGAGCAATTCGACGCCCTTGCTTCAAGTCGATTGCAGCCCACTACTAGTAACTACCGACCGTCACCAGAGCCCAATGACTATAACGTCACCAGTGACTTGGAGAAGACAAGGGatatttctccatttatcaaaCGAGAATCTATGACTAACATGTCAAGTCCACCTCACACTGGGCATGAATGGCATAACCTGCAGTCGGATAACTCTAATTTTGACATGTATTGGCCAGAAACTTCAAGAATTGATGAAGAAAAATCTGATGTTCCTTTGCCGTCGAGCCTTTTGCCCAATATTTCTCCAAAGTCTATTCCATCCCCTGACACTTCAGGACTTAAATCATTTGTAAATTGGCCTACAAATCTAGTTAAAGATAATACCGCCAACCATGCTTTTCAAAGTGTAGAGACCCCAACCCATTCCTCATCCGAGAACAGGGTAGCCACTGTCCAACCACTTCTGCCAATGGAAAAGAACGTTGTTGGCATAGGCCTAGTAGCGAGTCAGGTTTCCCCGATCCTAACAAAGGGTAGTACTACCACAGCTCCCATAGGTGAACGTGCACTGGTAGAAAACCGTATTGACGTACATAATTCGCAGGTGTCCAAAGAGTCAGTAGAACAAGTCTCAACCAAATTCAATCCCGAAAGGATACATGTTGAACAAGAAGTCATGCCTAATGAAAAGGTTGAGGAGATAATTAAAGAACAGGCCATTAGCGGTGATGTAGGGTCTATAGCACCACCCAAGCCCCCTCggctcacattgtcatctcctttTGAACAGATAGAGACTGAAGATTATAATTACAAACAAACAAGCCATCAGGACACCACTGGAAAACAAATGGAGAACCCAGAGGAACGTATGCAAGAGCAAAACATGGGGGTTTACAAACAAACCGTCTCTCCAGTGGCCTGTTGTCCTGTAATTGAGATAAGGAGCCCAGTGTTAGAAGCTTTTTCTGAGGACATCCAATCCACCACTGAGGACCTTTTGACTAATTTAAGGGAAGAAAATAATGATTTGGGTGCTCGTAATGGGGAACACCTGTTAGATGCAAATGACGTAACGGCAACCGAGCAGTTCAGGACTTGCCCATCGAGCGTCTCGCTAGACACACACCTTTCAAGTCTTCACGAAGGCTCTGATAAATTGGAGTTAATTAACCGTGGTCCATCCACATCATGCAACGTAACGTTGGGGGGCGACAAAGAGAGTCACGATGACTTGATCTTCCAAAAACCAATGCCATTGTCAAAAATAACAAAAGGAAGCAAGTCTGAATTGTATAATGTGTCCAGGAAAGATGACCAGTCTGACTTTGTATTTTGGTCGGCCCTTGAGGAGCAAATACCTTCAAGAGTGATAGAACTGGACACCAAACAGAATGTGCCAATGAGTCAATGTGCCCTTTTAGATGACACCAATAAGAACAATATAAAGAGACTCGAGGTAGAACAGAATAAAAATGAGGATGTTCGAGTTGTACAAAGGGTAGAATCCATTAGTTCACCGCCTAGTGAGTTACGAGAAGATGAGCTTGAGTCTGATGCCAAAGCTTTAAGAAATGATAGCCAACATGTTTTTTCTTTCAGCCAACAGTCTTCCTGGTCAGCAGATATCATTGTAGACTTTAAGAATGAGGACTTCTGGAGAAGAGACTCTGACCAGCTAGGCCAAAATCATGTACATAATTTGCCATCGCCAGGAAATCCCTTTTCTCCAGCTGACCGAACTCCTTTAAGTCACAAAAACCCATTCATCTTCGAACACGCTCAAAGTAGTCAGAGCTCTGAGTCTTCGTTACAAGAGGATACCAGCTTCAAAGACCTTCACGCACGTGCAGCTCTTAGAAATTTTCCATCTGCTGTTCTCCCGACTGATGTGAAAGCTCCTCACCTGCATGGCAGCCAACCTCTGGCCTTCTCCACTCCTTCCCTAGAAACTGCCCCAAACCCTAAACCATCAAACTTCCCCTCTCCAATCCTGCTTCTGACAACCTCTGGTGCCACTACAACAACAAATACCCACACAGCAAATCTGTCGGGCTTGCACTCCCCTGTGGCCGGTGGCGTGACAACAACTGCCCCTCCGATTCTGCCTCTGGAGACACAGACAGCTGACAATCCATTTGTGCCACTAAAGACCAG TCCCCACCCAGTGAAACCGATCAGCGCAACTCTGACGGACTCCACCCCAGAGAAGAAGACGCAGCGGCCGGCCATCACCACAGCGCTAAGCAGCGGGCTGGAGATGTTAAAGTCTGTGACCGGTGGACAGCACGTCACGCCTAAGAAACCAGAACAGGATCGGCTAAAG GATCTTGGTCTACCAGACCAAGCAGCCAAGTACTACCATCTTACCCACGATGAGCTGATCCAAATGCTGCTCCAACGCGAGGCCGAGTTGTCCAAAAAGGAGAGCCATGTGCGAGAGCTAGAAGAGTACATCGATAAACTTCTGGTGAGAATAATGGACCAGGCACCCGCTCTGCTACAAGCCCCACTGGAGACGAAAAAGTAG